In Bacteroidota bacterium, a single window of DNA contains:
- a CDS encoding T9SS type A sorting domain-containing protein: MTLLLCSQNSLRAQGHLPEEDPDVAKINGEPVVGSVDVNDGSNLEPASVTSRGIYIRRDHKLTGTYNDKIFDLPAGVDCNNVKVKIKSDSKKVYLLLSDNSILQYDVAAQTVSPYTNNTNAPPEERWNAVDGDATYLLALNDIVVSRDSGGTWQTDTAGIEGMQYNALAVDTLQFVYLATSVGVFKQHPDSNVWHKVTSLPSAYYVGIFVSRKNRVFTSTYGAVYSSKDSGNTWTMNSSGLGGGAVTRFGDDSFNNIYGLVNGTVVRSDTGFAPWVRIDTAVSKMIRDPINSYASPFNSIGGDTSIYLATNYGLFVSTDQGTTWSEANEGLQAVTLYGYARSATCQFASTGLGVYYENKGDSSWTKTFPPDGFQAGSVVLIDDAGNLYTLGQGINANNSQGPRANWKSTDNGTTWFPDTAGLGVAVQASIPIYFADETGVQHYGFTNAPAYIYKKSPGSSWTPDTAGLSGIPQNYSNVFASDGKGNLYWAITNTMTYAGLLYQRPIAGGTWVLDTAGLQGAIVYSISADKNGNLYAGTWGGGIYKKTGSTWAGYSTPNGLGGNSAFVTAVDGSGALWAGFASQNGFNYLWHGIYYTTDDGSTWNDAGLDSISVRALTVSGDSVYALTYASGLYILTKNVSVNSVKKAGSVPNAYALSQNYPNPFNPATMIEYQLKDKGFVTLTVFDVLGRRVATLVNGEQTGGTHSAYWDASTFASGVYFYRLKAGDFIETKKMLLMK; encoded by the coding sequence ATGACACTCCTTCTTTGTTCCCAGAATTCTCTTCGGGCGCAAGGCCATCTTCCCGAAGAAGATCCGGACGTTGCCAAAATCAACGGCGAGCCTGTCGTCGGTTCGGTGGATGTCAACGATGGGAGCAATCTCGAACCCGCCAGCGTCACATCCCGGGGAATTTACATTCGCAGGGACCATAAGCTCACCGGTACATACAACGACAAGATCTTTGATCTTCCTGCGGGAGTCGATTGTAATAATGTTAAGGTCAAGATAAAGTCCGATTCTAAAAAAGTCTATCTTCTTCTTTCCGATAACAGCATCCTTCAGTACGACGTCGCGGCTCAAACCGTTTCGCCGTACACTAATAATACCAATGCTCCCCCCGAAGAGCGGTGGAATGCAGTGGACGGAGATGCGACCTATTTGCTGGCGCTGAACGATATTGTCGTCTCGCGCGATTCAGGGGGAACGTGGCAGACCGATACTGCCGGAATCGAAGGGATGCAGTACAATGCTCTGGCAGTCGATACGCTGCAATTCGTCTATCTGGCCACTTCGGTCGGAGTGTTCAAACAACATCCCGATTCGAACGTGTGGCACAAGGTTACTTCGCTCCCTTCGGCATACTATGTCGGAATATTCGTCTCGCGAAAGAACAGGGTGTTCACATCCACGTATGGAGCTGTTTACTCGAGCAAAGATTCCGGCAACACGTGGACGATGAACAGCAGCGGACTGGGAGGAGGAGCTGTGACACGGTTCGGAGACGATTCCTTCAATAATATTTACGGACTGGTAAACGGAACGGTCGTGAGATCTGACACTGGCTTTGCTCCGTGGGTTCGCATCGATACGGCTGTTTCAAAAATGATCAGGGACCCGATCAATTCGTATGCATCTCCGTTCAATTCCATCGGCGGCGATACGTCGATCTATCTCGCCACGAATTACGGCCTCTTTGTGAGCACCGATCAGGGCACAACATGGTCCGAAGCCAACGAAGGACTTCAGGCGGTGACGCTGTACGGGTATGCCAGGTCCGCCACGTGCCAGTTCGCGTCGACCGGGCTCGGAGTTTACTACGAGAACAAGGGGGATTCTTCATGGACAAAGACGTTTCCGCCGGACGGATTCCAAGCCGGAAGCGTCGTCTTGATCGACGATGCGGGGAACTTATACACTCTGGGGCAAGGCATTAATGCCAATAATTCTCAGGGTCCCCGTGCAAACTGGAAAAGCACCGACAACGGAACCACCTGGTTTCCCGACACGGCCGGTCTGGGCGTTGCCGTGCAGGCAAGCATTCCTATATACTTTGCCGATGAAACCGGAGTACAGCATTACGGATTCACCAACGCCCCGGCGTATATCTACAAGAAATCTCCCGGATCGTCGTGGACTCCGGATACTGCCGGGCTGAGCGGGATCCCGCAGAATTATTCGAATGTTTTTGCCAGCGACGGGAAAGGGAACCTGTATTGGGCAATTACCAATACTATGACGTACGCCGGCCTTTTATACCAGAGGCCCATCGCCGGCGGGACTTGGGTGCTGGACACCGCCGGATTGCAGGGAGCAATCGTCTACAGCATCAGCGCGGATAAGAATGGAAATCTCTACGCCGGGACGTGGGGGGGCGGAATCTATAAGAAGACCGGGTCGACCTGGGCAGGATACTCGACGCCGAACGGGCTGGGAGGCAACTCGGCGTTCGTGACCGCGGTCGACGGCTCGGGAGCGCTCTGGGCCGGATTTGCAAGCCAGAACGGTTTTAATTATCTCTGGCACGGCATCTATTACACAACCGACGATGGTTCGACGTGGAATGATGCGGGGCTCGACAGCATTTCGGTGAGAGCATTGACGGTCTCTGGCGATTCGGTCTATGCGCTCACGTATGCAAGCGGACTGTATATTCTGACGAAGAACGTCTCGGTGAACAGCGTCAAAAAGGCCGGATCGGTTCCTAATGCATATGCACTCTCGCAAAATTATCCCAATCCGTTCAACCCGGCGACGATGATCGAATATCAATTGAAAGATAAGGGTTTCGTCACGCTGACGGTATTTGACGTCCT